Proteins encoded within one genomic window of Bacillus sp. F19:
- a CDS encoding histidine phosphatase family protein — translation MQITLIRHLPTEWNVKTWLQGRQNIDILPITEDIQHKIETNQQHLKMLSPFEFVLASALKRTHQTAQLYGMDAKTEALLDELDFGRFEGRPKGNMISELGVSWLENPRELVLGERIVKLEERIINFLKKYKESNNILIFGHGSWIRAFISLVQYGHINQMNQISVHNNECNTLTVDENNIIERFS, via the coding sequence ATGCAAATTACCCTTATAAGACATCTCCCAACAGAATGGAATGTAAAAACCTGGCTACAAGGGAGACAAAATATTGATATATTGCCTATTACGGAGGATATTCAACATAAAATTGAAACCAATCAACAACATTTAAAAATGCTTTCTCCTTTTGAATTCGTTTTAGCAAGTGCGCTGAAAAGAACACATCAAACAGCTCAATTATATGGAATGGATGCTAAGACAGAAGCCTTATTGGACGAATTGGATTTTGGACGGTTTGAAGGTCGTCCAAAAGGAAATATGATTAGTGAGCTTGGAGTGAGTTGGCTAGAAAATCCAAGAGAGTTAGTATTAGGTGAAAGAATAGTTAAATTGGAAGAACGGATCATAAATTTTTTAAAAAAGTATAAAGAAAGTAATAATATTCTTATATTTGGCCATGGTTCATGGATTAGAGCCTTTATTTCATTAGTACAATATGGACATATTAATCAAATGAATCAAATATCCGTCCATAATAATGAATGCAATACACTAACTGTTGATGAAAATAATATAATAGAACGATTTTCATAA